The genomic interval AGAAAAAATAATTATGTGTATATAATTATGTTATATATTTATATAAAAATATGTCCCCCAATTTAGTTTACACATATTTTATTTTAGATTTTGAACTAAAAAAGACTGCTTTTAAAGCAGTCTTTTTTAGTTACAGGTTTAAACTCATAAATCAGAGGAAATAATATTATTGCTAATTTATGATGTCTGTATTTTTTTAGCTGATATTTAAATATTAATTCTTTCTAAGTATCAAAATTTAAGTCTTAGTCCAAATTTAAAATTTCTTCCTCGTGTAGAATACCCTATAATATCATCATAATCTTCATTTAAAAGATTAGTTATTCCTCCAAAGAAAGTTACAGTTCCTTCTAATAAGGTATAATTTGCATTTATATCTAACAAATTATAGCTTGGTAATATTACATCTGTTCCTGCTGTACCAAAACTACCCCATCTATCAAATAAAGTTCGTTCACCTACATTTCTAAAACCAACATTTAAAAATAAGTTTTCATACGCATTTATATCTGTAGATACTACAATTTTATGCCTCGGAATATAATCATCAAAATCATCTGTAAGATCTTTATCTGTATAGGTATAACCAATATTTACATCAATAAATTTTGCAGGTGCAATCTTTGCATTTACTTCAATTCCGTTAGCATTAGAAGAACCATTACCATATTTAAAAGTTGTATTATCATAGATAATTGCGTCTTTTTCTTTTCTATTAAAGTAAACAACGTCTAGGTTAACTATATCTTTAATATTTCCTTCAAACCCGATTTCAAAAGTTTCATTAGACTCTGGTTTTAAATCAGCATTACCACTAAAACCGTCATATAATTGATATAAACTTGGAGCAATAAATGCAGTACTATACGATGCTAATGCTTTTATAGAACCGTCCTCGCTTTTAATTACATTATAAGCTGCGTTTGCATCATACACAAAATGATTTCCATAGGCACTATGCATATTATATCTACCACCTGCATTTAAACTCAAACCATTATCAGCAATATAAACTAATGATACATAAGGATCAATTGTGTTAAAATTAGCCGTTTTTGGATCAATTTTCCCAAAAGGAGTTATTGTATTATTATCATGTTTTTGATAATTTACACCTGTAATTAACTGTAAATTAAAATCATTCAAATCAATTTTATTAACTACATCTAAGTTTAAACTTCTACCATTAAATTGATATTCATCAGTTGCTTTAGAAAACGAGTTATACTGCTCTAAGTTTCTTTTTACTTGATTGATACTAGCCAACACATAAGCTTGTCCGTTTTTATACTTAAAACTTGGTTTCACACCTACTCTAAACTGACTTTGGTTACCATTATTGATATCTGAATCATTAAATGCGCCTGCATCAAAATCATAATTAAATTTGTCGAAATTATAGAATGAAGTCAATGCAACTTTCTTTGAAAATTGATATCCTACTTTTAACAATCCATTTCTACTGTAATATTTATCAGCATCAAAATTTGCAGCCGTTTTAGACTTAGCAGCAGACATTCCATCAATTCCGCTTACATTAAGTGACGTTAAGAAATTAAAATTCCCTAAAGTTCCATTAACACTTGCATTTTGATTCATATCCTGAAAACCTGCATTATTAACTGTTGCCGTATTATTTGTACCTAAACTTACTTCATACGTACCTGTAATTTCTTTTTTCGTAGCTTTTTTTAGAATGATGTTAATCACACCTGTTGCGGCACCAGAACCATATAACGTAGATGAAGCTCCTTTTAAAACTTCAATTTTTTCAATTTGATTTAATGATAATAATCGTAAATCATATTCTTGATTTATTCCTGATGGATCAGAAACTGGTACA from Lutibacter sp. Hel_I_33_5 carries:
- a CDS encoding TonB-dependent siderophore receptor translates to MKKQLLIVSVLACSFVNSNLFSQDLKEKEKVEKLGEVVVTATKFALKKEHTGKVIYQISQKEISNNAGKTVIDLLNNLPGIDVRGVNTNPSEPRSTYVRGGRARQVLVLIDGVPVSDPSGINQEYDLRLLSLNQIEKIEVLKGASSTLYGSGAATGVINIILKKATKKEITGTYEVSLGTNNTATVNNAGFQDMNQNASVNGTLGNFNFLTSLNVSGIDGMSAAKSKTAANFDADKYYSRNGLLKVGYQFSKKVALTSFYNFDKFNYDFDAGAFNDSDINNGNQSQFRVGVKPSFKYKNGQAYVLASINQVKRNLEQYNSFSKATDEYQFNGRSLNLDVVNKIDLNDFNLQLITGVNYQKHDNNTITPFGKIDPKTANFNTIDPYVSLVYIADNGLSLNAGGRYNMHSAYGNHFVYDANAAYNVIKSEDGSIKALASYSTAFIAPSLYQLYDGFSGNADLKPESNETFEIGFEGNIKDIVNLDVVYFNRKEKDAIIYDNTTFKYGNGSSNANGIEVNAKIAPAKFIDVNIGYTYTDKDLTDDFDDYIPRHKIVVSTDINAYENLFLNVGFRNVGERTLFDRWGSFGTAGTDVILPSYNLLDINANYTLLEGTVTFFGGITNLLNEDYDDIIGYSTRGRNFKFGLRLKF